One Candidatus Eremiobacteraceae bacterium genomic region harbors:
- a CDS encoding ImmA/IrrE family metallo-endopeptidase gives MARGFVDVQGVADQVLAKTGTLRRPNGYAVDIEAILRTYSHFDNMFAARVLMPKASILEAWRATKGVGRCAHLLEVSTEAAGYRLRELQLI, from the coding sequence GTGGCGCGTGGCTTCGTCGACGTCCAAGGCGTGGCCGATCAGGTTCTTGCGAAGACGGGAACGCTGCGGCGACCCAACGGTTATGCGGTCGACATCGAAGCCATTCTCAGGACCTATAGCCATTTCGACAACATGTTTGCCGCGCGCGTTCTCATGCCAAAGGCTTCAATTCTCGAGGCATGGAGGGCGACGAAGGGCGTTGGCCGCTGCGCCCACTTGCTCGAGGTTTCGACCGAGGCGGCTGGGTACAGGCTTCGCGAGCTGCAGCTCATCTAG
- a CDS encoding ThiF family adenylyltransferase, whose protein sequence is MIDASRLTFLGIAGLRRLRESTICVVGLGGGGSHVAQQLAHLAVGRLILIDADRLEASNVNRVVGSSYRDVGDEKVRVMARRLDGLGGLVEPVAKRAEDSDAQAAIESSDLVVGALDSFRARDNLEKRCRAALVAYVDIGLTIVVDDSGVVGAVGGQVASSLPGGPCLRCMHIVTDDSLAGDREEYVAGAPEQQVISMNGLLASQAVNTALALITGYGRDHRPPLYLVYDGLRHELRRHPFYPETHVCPHYDVADAGRRIQLPPRRPS, encoded by the coding sequence ATGATCGATGCTTCGCGCTTGACGTTCCTCGGCATCGCCGGCCTGCGCCGACTGCGCGAGAGCACCATTTGCGTCGTCGGACTCGGCGGCGGCGGATCTCATGTGGCCCAGCAACTGGCCCACCTGGCGGTCGGGCGCTTGATTCTTATCGACGCCGATCGCCTTGAGGCGTCCAACGTAAATCGGGTCGTGGGATCCTCGTATCGTGACGTCGGAGACGAGAAGGTCCGCGTGATGGCTCGTCGGCTCGATGGTCTTGGCGGGCTCGTAGAGCCGGTCGCGAAGCGCGCCGAGGATTCAGATGCGCAGGCCGCGATCGAGTCCAGCGATCTCGTCGTCGGCGCGCTCGACAGTTTCCGCGCGCGCGACAATCTCGAGAAGCGATGCCGGGCTGCGCTCGTCGCCTACGTCGACATCGGCTTGACGATCGTCGTCGACGATTCGGGCGTCGTGGGAGCGGTCGGCGGCCAAGTGGCCTCGTCGCTCCCGGGCGGGCCGTGCCTTCGTTGCATGCACATCGTCACCGACGACAGCTTGGCCGGAGATCGCGAAGAGTACGTGGCCGGCGCCCCGGAGCAGCAAGTCATTTCGATGAACGGACTTCTGGCATCGCAGGCCGTGAATACGGCGCTGGCGCTGATAACGGGCTATGGCCGCGACCATCGACCTCCGCTCTATCTGGTATATGACGGCCTTCGTCACGAGCTTCGAAGGCACCCATTCTATCCGGAGACACATGTGTGTCCTCACTACGACGTCGCCGATGCGGGCCGGCGGATTCAATTGCCGCCGCGGAGACCGTCGTGA
- a CDS encoding antitoxin Xre/MbcA/ParS toxin-binding domain-containing protein yields MPSPVARAGPQVHDPKSGRLDGIAFAKILGVSTPLVGKMIGVSLQGLRQTPASPRIQGKLARLVSLVLRVRHMFGGDMGVVKIWLNAPHPDLGRVAPMRYLMEGYVAEVESLVYACESGQPD; encoded by the coding sequence ATGCCAAGCCCTGTGGCTCGCGCCGGACCGCAAGTCCATGACCCCAAGAGCGGTCGTTTGGACGGCATCGCGTTCGCGAAAATCCTTGGCGTCTCGACGCCGCTGGTCGGCAAGATGATCGGCGTATCGCTGCAAGGATTGCGCCAGACGCCCGCGTCGCCGCGCATTCAAGGGAAGCTCGCGCGCCTCGTGTCGCTCGTGCTGCGCGTGCGCCACATGTTCGGCGGCGACATGGGTGTCGTGAAGATCTGGCTCAACGCGCCGCACCCCGACCTCGGGCGCGTCGCGCCGATGCGCTATCTCATGGAGGGGTACGTCGCAGAGGTCGAGTCGCTCGTCTACGCGTGCGAGTCGGGGCAACCGGACTAA
- a CDS encoding Kiwa anti-phage protein KwaB-like domain-containing protein, with protein sequence MTAANDLSQLADVARNIADLTLVMASRTDETDGAYALQRLVLHDDVTSEFSGLAGDFVEKHLDDVVKGYDPTYKPDAHEMLVLKLSESALLESVVKEAARPNALQIFDEGSDFVDGLAFYVLTCRAKQKPLLLFRSYSPQKELTRSRLIALLHSRGVYNRIRRGLFVFDEKIDCFAWNGNLYIKNVHNFHTMFRYFEQLRASASATIDRVLAYVPISNAEDFKAACTGSIGFLAKVASISRKDYLASVTMADVEATIRDFGLEVKITEVRGKKLLEFASDLKHRWLILKLLDDDYLGSVMTKRRYEVNSKTAL encoded by the coding sequence ATGACCGCCGCCAACGATCTCAGCCAGCTCGCGGACGTCGCTAGGAACATCGCCGACCTCACCCTCGTCATGGCCAGCCGTACCGACGAAACGGACGGGGCGTATGCCCTACAACGACTCGTGTTGCATGACGACGTGACGAGCGAGTTCTCCGGACTGGCCGGAGATTTCGTCGAGAAGCATCTGGACGACGTGGTGAAAGGTTACGATCCGACGTACAAGCCTGACGCCCATGAGATGCTCGTACTCAAACTGTCGGAGAGCGCCTTGCTGGAGTCCGTCGTGAAAGAGGCGGCGCGCCCGAACGCGCTCCAGATATTCGACGAGGGTTCTGATTTCGTCGACGGCCTCGCGTTCTACGTCCTGACATGCCGCGCGAAGCAGAAGCCGTTGCTTCTCTTCCGGTCCTACAGTCCGCAGAAGGAACTGACGCGGTCGCGATTGATCGCGTTGCTGCACAGCAGGGGCGTCTACAACAGGATAAGGCGCGGCCTCTTTGTATTTGACGAGAAGATCGACTGCTTTGCGTGGAACGGGAACTTGTATATCAAGAACGTCCACAATTTCCATACGATGTTCCGCTACTTCGAACAGTTGCGTGCGAGCGCGTCCGCGACGATCGATCGCGTGCTCGCGTACGTCCCCATATCGAATGCGGAGGATTTCAAGGCGGCGTGTACCGGGAGCATCGGTTTCTTGGCGAAGGTCGCGAGCATTTCGAGAAAGGACTATCTCGCTTCCGTCACCATGGCTGACGTGGAGGCGACGATTCGGGATTTTGGCTTGGAGGTCAAGATAACGGAGGTCCGCGGCAAGAAGCTGCTTGAGTTCGCATCCGATCTCAAGCACCGCTGGTTGATCCTAAAACTTCTGGATGACGACTACCTCGGTTCGGTTATGACCAAGCGAAGGTACGAGGTGAATTCGAAGACCGCCCTCTAG
- a CDS encoding LuxR C-terminal-related transcriptional regulator yields the protein MRRPRPERSSFVGRATMLERLDAPAPAASILIGETGIGKSRLLLEYRERHDDATVVWTSCHRAAASIALEPLVDIIRQLARAKLVGSRFADSVLLAPERDRASHIRAALERSASQRELTLQIDDLQHGSQATNEAIAYCIDRLQDSPIRWHLAAQPTSRTTGLTDRLARDGLAERIHVDGLTLEEIRELAFKLGPRSLHPDAWFRRVHERTAGNPLYAELLLAPSASPDDCPRSLRAALRGRIDRLSLASRRVAGLLAVHQLPLDRNELALISKMSQGQMARALGELAEAELLSETAHDVALKHELIRDAAYEMLGEQLRASYHSRIASRVENPWRRIDHLVGARRNADASRALLAIGWERVALESPTEALAAFDRAATIDDRPEEDATIANAGRACALLELGQVDAAFERFAEFESGAGSMADKLRVLGSARFVEHARRAGVEGRRFAKSLDAAAGDAERSCPELLPGIMCTLGSVREREGDLDGAEIALRRGLASADERTDARETISLGAWLGVVVGRKGDVASGIRIVEDAAKRAERNGLNDELAACCTKLCYLCDMSHDLGLYEHWCRRGLAIPDPIGRRTQAVLRMNLAYVQTDKGQLREALGLCLATVPTVASEDTVATQAHCHAALLHAMLGDFDGAAHAIDAARSERVAAGWRPAIDFIMGWIAELNESFDPAIAHYRRACEGSANEVYGLRAAVGLVRCAFKTGDASQAAEPMARIRAWQSRDWPVAQILAREAEAYWRLAVGETADGSAALLAVAAELSDRFRRARLQLDVATQTGDRNLFKVLIEEFEALDARWLAERARGLARSLGLRPGRKRSPAGFLTEREAAVVNLIAGGKTNSEIGERLHISARTVEYHLSNVLGKCGLRSRVEIAARIAAGTPLTSVLVEETLA from the coding sequence GTGCGAAGACCGCGACCGGAGCGCTCGTCGTTCGTCGGCAGGGCGACGATGCTCGAGCGGCTCGACGCGCCGGCGCCGGCGGCGTCGATCCTAATCGGCGAAACGGGGATCGGAAAGTCGCGTCTGCTGCTCGAGTATCGCGAACGCCACGACGACGCGACCGTGGTTTGGACGAGTTGTCATCGGGCAGCGGCGTCCATCGCGTTGGAGCCGCTCGTCGATATCATCCGTCAACTCGCTCGAGCGAAGTTGGTCGGGTCGCGGTTCGCGGATTCGGTGTTGCTTGCGCCCGAGCGAGATCGGGCCTCTCATATCCGCGCGGCGCTCGAGCGGTCCGCGAGCCAACGGGAGTTGACGCTTCAGATAGACGACTTGCAACATGGGAGCCAAGCCACGAACGAGGCGATAGCGTATTGCATCGACAGGCTCCAGGATTCGCCGATTCGGTGGCATCTCGCGGCCCAACCGACGAGCCGAACGACCGGGCTGACGGACCGACTCGCGCGCGACGGCCTGGCCGAACGGATCCACGTCGACGGCCTGACCCTCGAGGAAATCCGTGAACTCGCCTTCAAGCTCGGCCCGCGGTCGTTGCATCCGGACGCGTGGTTCCGTCGGGTGCACGAGCGCACGGCCGGCAATCCGCTTTACGCCGAGCTGCTTCTTGCGCCCAGCGCGAGTCCCGACGACTGTCCGCGGTCGCTGCGTGCCGCGCTTCGGGGCCGGATAGATCGGCTGTCTCTGGCCTCACGACGCGTGGCCGGACTGCTCGCGGTCCATCAACTCCCCCTCGACCGGAACGAACTCGCGCTCATCTCGAAGATGTCGCAGGGCCAGATGGCCCGCGCGCTGGGCGAGCTGGCCGAAGCGGAACTTCTGTCGGAGACGGCGCACGACGTTGCGCTCAAGCACGAACTAATCCGTGACGCGGCGTACGAGATGCTGGGCGAGCAGCTGCGGGCGTCGTACCACAGCCGCATCGCCTCGCGCGTCGAGAATCCGTGGCGACGCATCGATCACCTCGTCGGCGCGCGGCGCAACGCCGACGCTTCGCGCGCGTTGCTTGCGATCGGCTGGGAGCGGGTCGCCCTCGAATCTCCGACCGAGGCGCTCGCGGCGTTCGATCGGGCCGCCACGATCGACGACCGTCCTGAGGAAGACGCGACGATCGCGAACGCCGGCAGGGCGTGCGCGCTCTTGGAACTCGGGCAAGTCGACGCGGCCTTCGAGCGGTTCGCCGAGTTCGAGAGCGGCGCGGGCTCGATGGCCGACAAGCTTCGCGTTCTCGGCAGCGCTCGCTTCGTCGAGCACGCCCGGAGGGCCGGCGTCGAGGGTCGTCGCTTCGCGAAGTCGCTCGACGCCGCCGCCGGCGACGCGGAACGTTCGTGCCCCGAGCTTCTGCCCGGCATCATGTGCACGCTCGGTTCCGTCCGAGAGCGGGAGGGCGACCTGGACGGCGCGGAGATCGCGCTCAGGCGCGGGCTCGCAAGCGCGGACGAAAGGACCGATGCTCGCGAGACGATCAGCCTCGGCGCTTGGCTGGGGGTTGTCGTGGGCCGCAAGGGCGACGTCGCGAGCGGCATACGCATCGTCGAAGACGCTGCAAAACGCGCGGAGCGAAACGGACTCAACGACGAACTCGCCGCCTGCTGCACCAAGCTCTGTTATCTCTGCGATATGTCTCACGACCTGGGTTTATACGAGCATTGGTGCCGTCGCGGATTGGCGATACCCGACCCGATCGGCCGACGGACCCAGGCGGTGTTGCGCATGAACCTGGCCTACGTCCAGACCGACAAGGGACAGTTGCGGGAAGCGCTCGGACTCTGCCTCGCGACCGTGCCAACGGTGGCTTCGGAAGACACGGTGGCGACCCAGGCGCATTGCCACGCGGCGCTGCTCCACGCCATGTTGGGCGACTTTGACGGGGCGGCGCACGCCATCGACGCCGCGCGTTCGGAGCGCGTTGCCGCAGGCTGGCGACCCGCTATCGACTTCATCATGGGCTGGATCGCCGAACTGAACGAGTCGTTTGACCCTGCGATCGCGCACTATCGACGCGCCTGCGAAGGCTCGGCGAACGAAGTGTACGGGTTGCGCGCCGCCGTCGGATTGGTCCGCTGCGCATTCAAGACTGGAGACGCGTCGCAGGCAGCGGAGCCGATGGCCCGCATTCGAGCGTGGCAGAGTCGCGACTGGCCGGTTGCGCAGATCCTCGCGCGAGAAGCCGAAGCGTATTGGCGTCTGGCCGTCGGCGAAACCGCCGACGGCTCCGCCGCGCTGCTGGCGGTCGCGGCAGAACTGTCGGATCGCTTTCGTCGCGCTCGACTTCAACTCGACGTGGCGACGCAGACCGGCGATCGCAACCTTTTCAAAGTCCTCATCGAAGAATTCGAGGCGCTGGATGCGAGGTGGCTCGCCGAACGCGCTCGCGGGCTGGCTCGATCGCTCGGACTGAGGCCGGGTCGGAAGCGCTCGCCCGCGGGTTTTCTGACCGAGCGAGAGGCGGCGGTCGTGAATCTCATCGCCGGGGGAAAGACGAATTCTGAAATCGGCGAGCGGCTCCACATCAGCGCTCGAACGGTCGAGTATCATCTCAGCAACGTCCTCGGCAAGTGCGGCCTGAGGTCTCGGGTTGAGATCGCGGCTCGCATCGCCGCCGGAACTCCGCTGACCTCGGTCTTGGTGGAAGAAACCTTGGCATAA
- a CDS encoding DUF3892 domain-containing protein — protein MTTYYVKCINKHPTHSDPHRRIQHIGTNESRPETKATKKWTVAEVVSAIEDDGDIFYCHDDEGDWVLVEVATHDGHAYVKTENDGIQPDNLLAQRECGGPNW, from the coding sequence TTGACGACCTATTACGTCAAGTGCATAAATAAGCACCCCACCCACTCGGATCCGCATCGCAGGATCCAGCACATCGGTACGAATGAAAGCCGTCCAGAAACGAAGGCGACGAAAAAATGGACGGTCGCCGAAGTCGTCAGTGCGATAGAGGACGATGGCGACATTTTCTATTGTCACGACGATGAGGGCGACTGGGTTCTCGTGGAGGTCGCGACCCACGACGGCCACGCATACGTGAAGACCGAGAATGACGGGATACAGCCCGACAACCTGCTCGCGCAACGAGAGTGCGGGGGACCAAACTGGTGA
- a CDS encoding DUF3892 domain-containing protein has translation MSVRITAVHMVGGLEHQHIATLRWINEETGAEGVSTREAMVEWITSGGVAYTRDAVGDQPYLRVRTTGWGTKYVQTYADGIWKDNLLALPRF, from the coding sequence TTGTCCGTCCGCATCACCGCCGTGCACATGGTCGGCGGTCTTGAGCACCAGCACATCGCAACTCTGCGGTGGATCAACGAGGAGACCGGAGCGGAAGGCGTCAGCACGCGCGAAGCGATGGTCGAGTGGATCACCTCGGGCGGAGTGGCATACACTCGAGACGCCGTCGGCGACCAACCCTATCTGCGCGTGCGGACGACGGGCTGGGGAACCAAATACGTTCAGACGTACGCCGACGGGATCTGGAAAGACAACCTGCTCGCCTTGCCCCGCTTCTGA
- a CDS encoding DUF2188 domain-containing protein — MNKKLYVERTGDGRYVVKRANAERASAIRDTQAEAIEVAREMNPGHSPDVERVKHTNRGKPDQWRKA, encoded by the coding sequence ATGAACAAGAAGCTCTATGTCGAGCGTACGGGTGACGGGCGCTATGTCGTCAAGCGCGCCAACGCTGAGCGAGCGAGCGCGATTCGCGACACCCAGGCGGAGGCGATTGAAGTCGCACGCGAGATGAATCCCGGCCACTCGCCCGATGTCGAGCGCGTCAAGCACACGAATCGCGGCAAACCGGATCAGTGGCGGAAGGCCTAG